GCTCTATACGATGCTTCGTTTCCTCAACTCTCCAGACCGCTGCATAATAACCCTTGAGGACCCGGTCGAGTACTCTTTGGCGGGAATTACCCAAATTCAGATGAACCCGCGGATCGGGCTAACTTTTTCCGATGGTCTCAGGGCGGTGTTTCGTCAGGACCCGGACATCATCATGGTGGGGGAAATAAGGGACACCGAAACTGCGCACCTCGCGGTTCAGGCGGCAATGACCGGTCACCTGGTACTGTCAACCCTCCATACCAACACCGCCGTAGGCAGCATAACGAGATTGTTGGACATGGGAATAGAGCCATACCTCATTTGTTCTTCCTTGAGAGGGGTTGTGGCCCAGAGGCTGGTGCGGATGATTTGTTCTCTGTGTGCCGAAGAATACCTCTTGGATGAGTTTACTGCGGTCAGGATCGGCATGCCGGAATTGACAGGAAAGCGGTTTCGTCGGGGACGCGGTTGTCACTCTTGCCGCATGACCGGTTATCAAGGTAGGGTGGCAGTGCAGGAGGTGCTGGTCTTAAACCACGACTTGCGGGGTATGGTTATGAGTGATTCGTTTACAGAGGAGGAGATGGAGACTGCTGCCCGGGAACAAGGAATGACAACCCTGCTGGAAGATGGTATAAGGAAGGCGCGAGAAGGGTTGACCAGCTTGGATGAGGTCATGAGGGTGGTTTACCTTGGAAATTGAACACAGGAAAACCGCGTTGGGATGCAGGTCGGGTCGCGGTAAGACCGGGTGCAGGTTTTCGCGAGACCAAGGGGCAGTTCTTGTGGTTACACTGGTCCTGGTTTTAGTCCTTCTGGTTCTGGGAAGCGCGGTTACCAACATCGTGTTTTGTGAAAAAATGATGGCTAGCTATCACTTGGCCTCGCAACAGGCTTTAATGTTGGCTGATAGTGGGATAGAGAGAGCACGAGCTGGGTTGGCCCGCGACGTTTCAGCCATATTGACCGAGCACAGTTTTGGCATGCAATTAGGCCAAGGTACGGTTTCGGTTGTAATTACCGCTCCTAACGGAAACGGTATGATAGAAGCACGCTCCCAGGCTGTCCTGAATAACGGGGCCAAAAAAACTATGACTGCGGAATTCGGTATTAGCCCTTATGTGGGGCTCTCAGCCAAACGGGTTGCTGTATCCGGAAGCGGTCTTTGTACCGTGCAGGGAAATGCCGCCGTTCAACAGGCGGAAGGAATGTACCAGCAGGTAGGAAACAGATACACGGGATTCGCGGTTTTGCACATCGACATAAACACTTTCAAGCAACTAGCTCAGATGTGCCCTGACGAGTGGCAGGTTTATTCTGGGCCCAAGGTATTGACAGCGGATGATTTTGCATTTTGCAGCAACGTTCTAGTTAACGGTGACGTGATCCTGGACAACAGTATAAGGGCGTGTCCTGAAGGTAGTTTATTGGTTTCGACCGGATCGGTTACTGTTTGCCCAGCACAGGAAGAAGGGAACAGCACTTTCGGTTTGAGTATCATCTGTGCCCGAGATTTGTCAATCTCGGCTAACCAAGACGCGGTTTTGATCCCTAGCGGTTATCTCCATTCAAACACAAAGATAGCTTTTGACGTGGGAACCGCAGAGGGACCGCTGACCTTTGACGGCGTGATCGCGGCCGATGAAGTAACGGTCAACACCAACGGTGAGTTTGTTATCAGGGAGGAAAGAAGCGTTTTGTTGGCTAACGAAGTCTTAAAAGACACTGTACTCGGAAGCATGGTATCGTACCAGGAGGTCGCTGTATAGGGTAATGAAATGGTTGAGGGGTCGGTCGAGCGGGGTGGGGCTTGACCTGGGGAGCGAAAGTATAAAAGTAGTGCAGTTGAAGAGAGCGGGGGGAAGGTGCGTCATAGAGGCTTGGGGTAGGGGACCGGTTCCCCCCGGAACAGTCGACCGGGGATTGATCAGGGACAAGGGCGCGATTGCGGCGGCCATACGGAGGCTGCTTGAGGAAAAAGGGATTAGGAGCCGCAGGGTGGTTACGGCCGTACCCGCTTCGTTTTGCTATATCAAATGCTTGGTTTTACCTTCTCTGGGGATCAGAGAGCTGAAGCAGGCGGCAAATTTACAGATAAAGAATTCCCTTCCTTGGCCGAGGGAAGATGCGGTCGTGGATGTGGCGGTGTATGGGCGATCTCCAGACGGCCGGGAAACAGAAGTGCTGGCGGTGGGAGTGAAAAAATCGATAGTGCTGGATTTGAATCAGACCCTCCAGGAAGCTGGTCTCACCCCGGTGGTGGTTGAGATTCAACCGTTGTCTGCCTATCGTTTGTTGCATTCTCAGTGCGATAGCGGGGGGACCTTGCTGGTTGATTTAGGGGCGAGCGGAGTTCAGTTCGCCTATTTCGCTTATGGAAGGCTACAACTGGTTAGGAGCTTAGCCCTGGGTTACGTCGAGTATCAAAGACAGCCAGTGGTAGAGGATGTAGCTAGGGAAATACATAGAACCCTCGAATACGCTCAGGTACAGAAGGTTATGGTTGAGCCCACTCGGGTGGTGATTACCGGAGGCGGAGCCGAGAGAGAAGGGATGGGGGAAAAGCTCCAATCACTGTTACCCTACTGGCAGATTTCGGATGCATTGTCGCTGACGGGTTTTCCGGCAATATCAGAATCAGTCGCTCTACCTGGGCCATCATACTTGCCCGCTCTGGGGATGGCGTGGAGGGAGGCAATGGTTTAAGTGGAGACGGATGCGCGCATAAACTTGTTAGCTTCGCCGCTAAAAACACGTTTATGGACCAACACATGGTTTTGGACGGCTTTGATGGTGGTGGTAGCTTACGGTGTCATGATCGCGATGGGGTACAGTATTTACCAGACCAGGCAGCAGGCCCAGGAGCGCAATGCACTCTTATTGGAGAGCATTAGGCGCCAAGAAAACGTTTCGCTCGTCGTGCCCGATATAGCGGCCTCGCAAAAAGTGGTGAAGGAAAAGGCCTTAAAAATCAGGAAACTGGAAGAGAGCCGCGTATTGATGACCGAAGTTTTGCTTAGGGTTGAAAAGCTGCTGCCTGCCGGCACGTGCCTTTCTGAGCTTTCAATCGACGAAAATAGCGTGGCTGTGAAGGGACTGGGGCCAGGCTATGCGGCCGTTGCTCAGGTTCTAAAAGGACTTACTGAACAATCGTTTTTTAAAGAAGCAGAGCTGGTGAGGTGCGAAGAAACGGAGGACGGTGGAGTGAGTTTTCATATCCAGGTGCAACTGAGCAGTTCTATTCGGGAGAGCGATCGCTGAGCATGGGTATAAGTAGGATCAAGGAATTTTCTGTACTGGTAATAGTAGTAGTGTCTTGGATTTTATTCTATAATTGTTTCTACCAGCCGCTACGGGAAGAGACGGCAAAAATTGAGATATGCAACGCCGGGCTGCAGAAAGAATTAGAAAAGACAAAGGCCGGGTCTGACAAACCGTCAAGCCTTCAAGCTACAAGAACCCAATTAGCAGCACTTGGCCAGGAGAACGATGCCCAGGTGCCTCATGAGCCAGGGAGGGACGAGTTACTGCTGTACCTTACTGAATTGGCACGGGCTAGCGGCATCCGACTGTCGAAAGTGGAACGTGTAACCCATGTTTCTGGTAAAGAGGAGCCCTTCCCCAGCTACGCGTTGAGATGCCGGCTAGAGGGAAAATACGAAGACTTGTGGTCGTTTTTGCAAGGTGTGGAAACGGGCAAACGATTTTTGTCGGTCGAAAAAATCAGGCTGTACCAGCAAGTGGAAGCTAATTCTCGAAGACTGAACCTTGCGCCAAGCGTGGCTGAACGGGAACTGGTGCCGTCACCGGGGAGCACTGACCAGGGAGAGCAGACGGATGAAAGTCTACTAAAGGAAAATTATGGTCTCATGGTGTGCGAATGCACTATAGTCGTGTATTTTGATCCTTCTTTGCAAAAACTAAATCAGCGTTAGTCTGCGCCTGATTATAGATATTCATTAGTGGCTACGGGTCTACAATACGACGAGAGGAGCAAAGAGGCGTCATGATTGACCGAGAGCTGGTGCAAAAGGTCTTACGGGCGGTGATGAGCCGTGGGGTTGAGTTTGCGGAACTGTATGTTGAGAACCGGGCGGTTACTAGCGTTTTTTGCGAGGACAACAAGATCGAGCGCGTGCATAGCGGGAGCGAGAAGGGAGCGGGGATTAGGGTTATCAGCCAAGGCAACACCGCCTACGCTTTTACTAATGATCTGAGCGAACAAAGCCTTATAAGCGCGGCTTCTGTAGCAGCCCACGTGGTGAAGAACGCGAGCGAAAAGACGGATGTATCGCTTGACTTTAAGGTATTGAAGCCAGATTTTAGGCTGGCGATTGTTCGACGTCCGTCAGCAGTGGGGTTTGATTTCAAGATGGAGCAGGTCCTGGCTGCCAACGAAGCGGCACGGGAGCTGGGTTCCAACGTCAAACAGGTGACGGTCGGTTTGGCCGACATTGAACGAAATGTACTGATCGTCAACTCTGAAGGTGACTGGGTGGAGGACGAAACTGCCAGGGTGCGTTTCGTGGTCAATGTAGTGGCGGCGAGAAACGGGCTGATTCAGACCGGGTACGAAGCCCTGGGCGCGGTCAAGGGCTGGGAACTACTTGAGGAAAAGTCTGCAACCGAGGTGGCTCGAAAAGCAGCCAAACGTGCTCTTCTGATGCTAGAGGCACGGCCATGCCCGGCGGGAAGGATGCCGGTTGTCATGTCCTCCGAAGCCGGTGGGACGATGGTGCATGAGGCTTGTGGACATGGATTGGAAGCCGACTTGGTGCAGAAAGGGTTGTCGGTATACCGGGGCAAATTAGGGCAAAAGGTGGCTTCAGAATGCGTCAGCGTTATCGACGACGCTACTTTGCCGGGTAACTACGGCAGTTTTTGCTTTGATGATGAAGGGGTAAAAGCCGTTCGCAAGGTGTTGATTGACCGCGGGGTTTTGGTCGAATACATGTATGATCGGCTAACCGCGAGAAAGGAGAACCGCCAGTCGACCGGCAACGGGCGCAGGGAGTCGTATCAATACAAACCGATCCCTCGCATGACCAACACATTTATAGCCCCCGGCCGCGATGATCCCGAATCGATAGTAAAGAGCACTTCTCGAGGTCTTTTAGTCCGCAAAATGGGCGGCGGACAGGTAAACACTACCAACGGAGATTTTGTTTTTGAGGTTCAGGAAGGTTATATCATCGAAAACGGAGAGATAAAATACCCGGTTCGCGGGGCCACGCTTATCGGCAACGGGCCGGAGGCCCTCAATAACATCGATATGGTTGGATCAGACCTAGAGTTTGCCATCGGGCAGTGCGGTAAGGATGGGCAGGGGGTACCGGTTTCCGATGCCCAACCTACCATTCGTATCCGTGAATTGACGGTTGGAGGAACAGCTCTATAAAAAGGTCTAAGGCAGAAAAAGGTGGTGCGCTGATGCGGGACGAGTTGGTGAAGACAGGAGAACAGGTCGTGGAGATGGCCAGACAAAAAGGGGTAGAGGCGGAGGCGTTTCTGTTCTATAACCGGGAACTGGGCATAGAGGTGGCACAAGGAACAGTCGAGACCCTGGCAGAAGCAGAAGAATTAGGGATAGGAGTTAGGGTTATCAAAGAAGGCAGGGTAGGGTTCGCTTACAGCACGGATCTCGGTCCAGAGGCTTTGAACCAGCTTCTGGACCGGGCTGTCGAAAGTTCTAAATTTACCGCGAGCGATGAAAACAACAGCCTGCCGGCAGGACGATACCAGTACCCGGAGCTCAATGTATACGATCCCGAAGTGCGCCGGGTTAACGTTGAGGAGAAGATTCAGATGGCCCGGGATCTGGAATCGGCGGCACTTGCTTACGATCGCAGAATCAAGGTCATTGAAAAAGCAGCTTACGAAGATTCCGAGTTTGCTCTAGCCGTCTTTAATACCAACGGAATCAAAGCTTTTGAAAGGGGGGCTTTTTGTACCCTGTACGCTTACCTGGTGGCAGAAGAAGAGGGAGATGCCCAGACCGGCTTTGGGTATGCTGCTGCTAGGCGGGTAAAAGAACTAGATCCGGCCCGGGTGGGAAGGGAAGCGGCGCATAACGCGGTGCGCATGCTGGGGGCGAAAACGATAACTTCTAGATCGGTACCGTGTATATTTGAACCCTACGTTGTTACTAGCTTTCTAGGAGTTCTGGTTAACTCGGTCAACGCGGATTCCGTGCAGAAAGGCAAGTCTTTCCTGGCTGGCAAAATCGGACAAACAGTAGCTGCCGGCAATTTTACTCTTGTCGATGACGGAACTTCACCGCAAGGAATAGCCAGTTTCCCGTTCGACGGGGAAGGAGTTGCCACCCAACGGACGGTCTTGATCGATCGTGGAATACTGAAAGGGTTTTTGTACGATACCTACACTGCCAATAAAGCGAATACCAAGTCGACCGGGAACGGGGTCAGGGGATCGTTTCGCAGCCTGCCCGGGGTAGGTATCACCAATTTATTTGTTCTTCCGGGTGTGAGCAGACCCGAACAGCTGATAAAAGAGGTATCTCAAGGGCTCTTCGTGACGGAAGTTATGGGAATACACACCGCGAATCCGATTTCGGGAGATTTTTCAGTCGGAGCTGCGGGCATCCTGATTGAAAACGGGGAACTGACCAGACCAGTGCGAAGCATTACTATTGCCGGTAATTTACAGGAGTTTTTGCAGGGAGTGGAGGGCGTAGGAGAAGACCTCCGTTTCTTTGGCGGGATTGGAGCGCCTACCTTGAGAGTGAAGGGCTTGAGCATCGCGGGGGAATAAGATGATGAAGACCATTTTGGTAATAAACGGACCTAACTTAAACCTTTTAGGAAGCCGGGAGCCGGAGCTATACGGAAACGTGACTTTGGAAGAGTTGAACCGAGAGCTGGAGACTGTCGCCCGGAAATGGGGGGTAAACATAGAGTTTTACCAATCCAATCACGAAGGCGAGCTTATAGATTGCATTCATGCAGCCAAAGGGAAAGCCGATTTTCTCATCTTGAATGCCGGAGCTTTGACCCATTATAGTATAGCCCTGCATGATGCCTTGAAGGCCGTGCGGCTGCCGGTTATCGAAGTACACCTGACCAATCCTTACGCCCGTGAAGAATTTCGCCACCGGTCTTTAGTAGCACCGGTCGCCCTGGGGGGTGTCTTCGGGCTGGGAACCTTGAGTTACCGTTTAGCGGTCGAGGCGGCATGTTCTATACTGCGAGAACGAGGCGCGGATTAACACTTGATATTTGACGCTGATTTACGTTGATAGAATTCGAAGCGATTATTACTATGTAAAAGTCTCAATAGTATGAGGCTTCAAAAAAACGAATAATATGGTGATTTCACTGCGAAAACCCCTTCAGGCTGGCCGGTGCTTGTCTGTTTGCCCGTATGTAGCGCTAGGACCAATAATAGCCATAATATGTTAGGTTAAGACTATATGGTTTACCCTTTTCGCAGTGAAATCACGTATGATTATGTTTTTTAAAAAATCTGCGTAAATCAGCGTCTAAATCATATGGCGAGACGATGAGTTTCGTTTCTTCGGCGTGGGATAAGATAGTTAGGTAAAAATATCGGTCAGGATGGGGGGTGTCGGACAGAGGGTGGCTGTAGAAGGTTTGGGCAGGGTAGAGCGGCTAAGACGGTTGATGGAACGCCAAGGAATAGAAGCGATGGTGGTCACCAAAAGGGAAAACTGTCTTTACCTTTCCGGTTTTACTGGTACAGACGGCTTAGTTTTGGTTACCGGAGACAGGGTATACTTAGTAACCGATCGAAGATATACTGAGCAGGCGACGGTCGAGTGCCGGGGTTGGGAGGTAGTCGAGGCAGAATCCGATTACTTGCGGGTGATAGGGGAGCTGGCTCGAGGTCTCGGGCGGGTTGGATTTGAGAGCCGGCACCTTACTTATGATCAGTACCTACGACTGCGTAAAGAAATCGGCGATAGACTACAACCGCAAAGCGGGCTGGTCGAAGAGTTGCGGAAGGTGAAAGATGAGTCGGAGATAGCTTACATTGCCGAGGCTATCAGGATCGGTGACTGGGCATTCGAGAACCTGATTGCTAACATTGGGCCAGGTTGGGCAGAACGAGATATTGCTTGGGAAATGGTGAGGCTTCTGCGCCGCGGAGGCTGTACAAAGGAAGCTTTCGATATCATCGCGGTTTCCGGGCGCCGGGCTTCGCTGCCTCACGGTCAACCTACCGACAACCGCATCGAACCGGGCGACATGTTGACCTTGGATTTTGGTGGTTTTTACTCGGGTTATGCTGGAGATACCACCCGCACGGTGGCTATTGAAACGGTTTCTAATCGCCTACGCGAGGTGTATTATCGGGTTTTGGAGGCCCAGGTTGCGGCCATAGAGACGGTGAGGGCTGGCGTAGCGTGCCGAGAAGTTGATAGAGCGGCCCGTTCATATCTTGAAAAATACGGATTAGGGCCGCATTTTGTCCATTCTACCGGCCACGGTTTGGGCTTGGAAGTGCACGAGGAACCGGCGGTCAGTTCGAAGAGTGAGGAAATCCTGGCCGAGAACATGGTTGTAACGATTGAGCCGGGGGTTTATATCCCCGGTTGGGGAGGAGTTAGGATTGAGGATGTCGTAATAGTAAAAGAAACAGGTTGTGAAGTTTTGACCAAAGCAGAAAAGGAGTTGCTTATTATTCAGTAGGAGGGGAAGGGCTTGATCTCTGTTAATGATTTCAGGACTGGATTGACCATCGAAGTAGAGGGCGATGTTTGGCAGGTGGTAGAATTCCAGCACGTTAAGCCCGGCAAAGGAGCTGCTTTTGTTAGGGCCAAGATGAAGAACATCCGGTCAGGAGCGGTCATAGAGCGGACTTTTCGAGCCGGAGAAAAGGTGCCGCGAGCCCGTCTAGACAAGAGAGAAATGCAGTACTTGTATAACGACGGTGAGGACTATATTTTTATGGATACCCAAAGCTACGACCAGATATCGCTTAGTAAGGACCAAATTGGCGACGGGATCAAGTACCTCAAGGAGCAGATGGTAATTCAGGTGTTACTTTATCAGGGACAGATCTTGGGGGTAGAAATGCCCAACTTTGTTGAATTAGAGGTCGTGGAAACAGAGCCTGGAATCAAGGGCGATACTGCCACCGGTGGGACCAAGTCAGCAGTACTCGAAACCGGGGCCACGGTTCAGGTTCCTCTTTTTGTGAATGTCGGGGATCGGGTCAGGATCGACACCAGAACCGGAGAGTATATTGAACGCGTTTGAAATAAAACCCCCTTTGGAGCGGAATAATACTATATAAATGAGTTGTGACCTGGTCCCGGAGGCAGAGATCAGGTGCGAGAAGGGGGATCGTGTTTGAAAAACTTGTCAGAAAGGATTAGCTATTTGAAAGGGTTGAGCGAAGGCATAAACGTGGCCGAGCTTGGCCCGCAGGGCAAGATTATGAACGGCATATTGGACGTGCTGGAGGGGGTAATAGACGACATTTGTGTTTTGCGGACGGAAATGGAGGAGTTTAAGGAGTATGTCCAAAGCATTGATGATGACCTGAACCTGCTGGAAGAAGACATATACGGCGACGATTACATCTATATGACCTGCAAGAAGTGCGGAGAAGAGGTGTACTTCGATGCCGACGTTTTGGAAGATGACGACGTTATTGAGATCATATGTCCCAAGTGCAACGAGGTTGTTTTCGTCAACGATGGTTCCTTTGACTTTGAACCCTCGGTGATGGAAAGCGGGATCGAGGGGGAGAACAGTCCGAGTCCAGACGGCCGGAATTCTGGATCTGCGGGTAATTAGAACTTTCCCAACTGGGTACGGATGAAGGATAGTCAGGTTCACGTTGGGAAGCTTTGAAAAGCTGTATGAAGTATGAGTGATTAGATCCGAAAGTACCACTACATTGTGGGTAGTGGTACTTTTTGTTTTTGAAAACCAGCAGGGAATGGGCGAGCAAGGGCGAATACTTCATATAGGGCTGGTATTTACCGGAATTAGCACGATAGCACGCATTATTTGTCAAGGGACAGGTGGATTGTTGTGAATAGATCGAAAACTGACATTGAACTATGCCGGCTGCCGCAGGGTGACCGGAGATGACAAAAACACATTGGTTTGAGGGGAGCAACGTTGCTGAAGCTATCGCCAAGGCGGAGAGTGCTTTGAAGATATCCCGGGATAGGATGGAAATCGAGGTGATAAATAAGGGAAGTCGTGGGTTCCTCGGCTTCGGTCGTGCTCCGGCTGTGATAAAGGTGAAAATTATTGACCAGGAAAGAGACGGGATAGATGACGACGAGCGGGTCCTAGAAGCCCTGGTACTTGATTTGGCAAGAGAGGCGACAGAGGACCGAGACGGCTTGGTAGGGGTAAAGGACGGAACAATAGTCGTTATTCCTCCTAGGGGTAACGGGCGTTATCCGACTGTTGCGCCGTGCCCCCAAATCAAGCTGAGAATTAACGGAATAACGCATACCAAGAGAACCGTAGTAACCGACAAGGACGAGATCGTATGTGAGGTAATTGCCCCGGAAGATCAGAGACTATACGAGATCGAGATTTCTAAAGACGGTCTGTGTGCCTATCTTACTGTATATCCTCCAGTCAGGAAGGTTAGAAGGCTTCGGGACGCGGAACCGGCAGCTGAGCTCGAGCTAGCGGTGGAAGAGTTTGAAGAGCCTTTACGTCCTCTGTCTGTCGACGAAGTGCTGCAGGCCCTGCGAGAAAAAGGAGTAGTATACGGGGTGGATGAGGAGAAAGTGAGGACAGCGGTGCTTAAAGCTAATGGGCTGCGTGTGGCCGTAGCTTTCGGCAGGCCTGCGGTACCTAGTAAGGACGGATACCTTGATCTAGTTTATGAGCGGCATACAGACACAACCGCAGCAAAGGATGAACAAAAAGTTGATTTTCGAGAACTGAACATTTTCGAGTCGGTGAAGGCGGGCGAGGTAGTGGCCAGAATAGTAGAACCGGTTCAGGGGCAGCCGGGGATGACGGTGACGGGGAAAGAGATAGAAGTTAAATTGCCTAGAGCCGCTCATTTTAGAGTTGGAAAAGGAGTTAGGCAGGTTGATGACCGATTGGTGGCAACGATAAGCGGGAGGCCCAAGGTCACGGGAAACCTGGTCGAAGTCTTGCCATTGTTATTGATTGAAGGCGATGTTGATATCAGTACGGGTAACATCAGGTTTTCGGGCGACGTCTTGATTAAAGGCAACGTTACTTCGGGCATGACTGTAAGCGCAGAGGGTATGATCAAGGTCCTGGGCATCGTAGAAAAAGCTCGGGTCACGGCTAGAGACGGGGTGGTTTGCCTGGATTCAGTAGTAAACTCAAGGGTACAGGCTGGGGGCGAGACGGCCGAGCTTAGCAAAGTGTTGCCTATGGCTAAACGCATCCTCCATGACCTGGAGATAGTCGAAGACGCTGTTTGTCAAATTAACCTGCGCCTCCAATGGCGGGGAAAACAACCGGTTGCAGCTGGGAGGATAGTAGAAGTACTGCTGGAAAGGAAGCTGCGAGATCTCCCACGCATGGCCAAAGAGTTGCTCGAAGTGTGCGAAGAGAAGGGGCTTAGTCTGGAAGAGACTGAAGTCAACATGTTCAAATCGATAACAAATATGGTGCTTCATCCGGTGTCGAGTGTTGCTGTTCCCGGCAATCATAACGTGTCTGAATTGGTAAACAATCTAAAAGACTGGATATCAAACGCAGAATCCCGGATGAAGAGAAAATCCGAGGTCTATCTTCGGTATGCCTTGAACAGCGAGGTTTATGCTACGGGCTCGATAACTGTAGACGGCCAAGGGTGTTTCAACACCTTGCTCTCATCGGCTGAACGGGTTACCGTAAAGGGAACGCCTGGGGTATTCAGGGGAGGGCAGATAATCGCGGCTAACGACGTCTACGTGAGAGAACTGGGCTCTGAAGTAGGGGCTTTGACCAGGGTTAATGTAACGGAGAATCGCAGGGTTGTCTGCGAGCGCGTGTTGGGTAATGTTCTTATTGGAATTGGAAGACATTCGGTAAGAATAGATGAGCCTCGCGAGGGCCTGGTGGTCTGGATGGATGAGGAACGCAGGATAAGGATGAGGTGAGATGGTGCGGCTTGTAGTATGGCAGAATCGAGGAGTTGTTAACAACGATTTACTGAAAGCTTTGGCCTCACAGTCTGAATTACGCGTAGTCGAGCGTCATCCTCAGGTAAATGAGGTCGATATGGACGAAATCTTTATCGGTTGTTATAAAGATTCAGATGAAGTGAAGGCTTACGAGCAGTATATCATGTCTTTGGCAAGGCAGGCTGCTGGGGTGATAGTTGTGGTTCCTAGGCCTTGGGAACTGGAAGAGAAGATGTGGTCTTATTCGTGGCAACATCGGCTTTACCTGAGTGACCTCGTGCCTCCCGCTGGTTTTGGACGTATCATAAGGTATACTGTCGATATGTTTAGGGCAGCACAACAGAGTGAATTCCTCAACAAATTGTATTTTCTTATGTTGCTTGCCAAGATACACAGCGAAAGAGAAGATTGGGACAATGTGTTCAAGGGAATACTCAGCGTACTAGTCTCGGAGTCGCAGGCGAGAAGAGGTTTATTGCTGGTATGGGAAGGCGCAAATGTGAGGGTAATAGCCAGTGAAGGTTTTGCTGCAACCGATGACATGGTACAGGGCTTTATGAATTCTCTTTCGGACAAAGACGTGGCAAAAACAAGCGATGAATGCTTGTACTGGTTTGAGGAGTTGGTCAGGGGTATGGGATACAGTTGTCGGCAAGAAGATCTACATATGTTTCTTCTTAGGGCCAGGGGACAAGAGATTGGCTGGCTTTGTTTGCACGGTTCCATGAATGAGATGGAGCTAAATGCCGTCAATGGAGTTTGCGATTATTTAGCTTCGCTACTCTACATATATGAACTGGAGAATGGGTATGGGGGCAACATTGCAACATGGAAGGATAGCGAGAAATCAGGGGATATGCCGGGCAACGGAGTGTGAATCCCCGGGGGATCCAACACTATTTCAAACGGCTCTGTCGGTTCAAACTGGCAGAGCCGTTTTAGTTTGCCCGTGTTTCTGTAGCTGTTGATTGCCTGTGCCAGCCAGGTATTCCAGTGTTTCTTCTGTTTGGCATAATTTCACCCTTAAGCCAATAAGTATTAAATACGAGAGGTGAGTTGTGCTTGGCGAAGATTGAGGACAAGATACGCGGACAAATAATTCTATATTTGTCGGGGCCGATAAAGGAGATAGTAGGGGCGCTGCCCGCAGAAAGGCTAAGGAAATTGGAAGAGATACGATTGAGGGTTGAACGTCCTTTACTGGTCAGGTTGGGAGATGAGGAGTATGCTGTCAAAGTCACAGGCGAACTCACCAAGCAGTATAACCTCGGATACACGGTAGGAGAAGAAGACCTGGAGCGTACCTTGGCCTCCGTTAGCCAGAGTTCGATCTATGCCCTGGAAGAAGAATTAAAGCGAGGGTTTATCACCTTGAGGGGTGGACACCGGGTTGGTCTGGCGGGGAGAGTGGTGCTGGCCCAGGGAGAGATTAAAACGATGCGGGATTTTTCGGGGCTGGCGTTCAGGGTGGCGCGAGAGATGGTAGGTTGCGCCGAGCCGATAGCAAGCCGTTTGATTGTAACCGGGCGCAGGATATTAAATACCCTTATTGTTTCCCCGCCTCGCTGCGGCAAGACCACTTTGTTACGGGATTTGACCAGGTTGTATTCGGACGGGCCGGCCAATCTCAACGTGGTCGTGATCGACGAGCGTTCAGAAATAGCAGCCTGTTACCAGGGAATTCCACAGCTCAACGTCGGAAACCGCACCGATGTGCTGGATGGTTGTCCCAAAGCATTGGGGATGATGATGGCGGTAAGATCGCTTTCGCCTCACCTCGTCGTGGTGGACGAAATCGGACGCCCG
The sequence above is drawn from the Syntrophothermus lipocalidus DSM 12680 genome and encodes:
- the pilM gene encoding type IV pilus biogenesis protein PilM, which produces MKWLRGRSSGVGLDLGSESIKVVQLKRAGGRCVIEAWGRGPVPPGTVDRGLIRDKGAIAAAIRRLLEEKGIRSRRVVTAVPASFCYIKCLVLPSLGIRELKQAANLQIKNSLPWPREDAVVDVAVYGRSPDGRETEVLAVGVKKSIVLDLNQTLQEAGLTPVVVEIQPLSAYRLLHSQCDSGGTLLVDLGASGVQFAYFAYGRLQLVRSLALGYVEYQRQPVVEDVAREIHRTLEYAQVQKVMVEPTRVVITGGGAEREGMGEKLQSLLPYWQISDALSLTGFPAISESVALPGPSYLPALGMAWREAMV
- a CDS encoding TldD/PmbA family protein; translation: MIDRELVQKVLRAVMSRGVEFAELYVENRAVTSVFCEDNKIERVHSGSEKGAGIRVISQGNTAYAFTNDLSEQSLISAASVAAHVVKNASEKTDVSLDFKVLKPDFRLAIVRRPSAVGFDFKMEQVLAANEAARELGSNVKQVTVGLADIERNVLIVNSEGDWVEDETARVRFVVNVVAARNGLIQTGYEALGAVKGWELLEEKSATEVARKAAKRALLMLEARPCPAGRMPVVMSSEAGGTMVHEACGHGLEADLVQKGLSVYRGKLGQKVASECVSVIDDATLPGNYGSFCFDDEGVKAVRKVLIDRGVLVEYMYDRLTARKENRQSTGNGRRESYQYKPIPRMTNTFIAPGRDDPESIVKSTSRGLLVRKMGGGQVNTTNGDFVFEVQEGYIIENGEIKYPVRGATLIGNGPEALNNIDMVGSDLEFAIGQCGKDGQGVPVSDAQPTIRIRELTVGGTAL
- a CDS encoding type 4a pilus biogenesis protein PilO, with amino-acid sequence MGISRIKEFSVLVIVVVSWILFYNCFYQPLREETAKIEICNAGLQKELEKTKAGSDKPSSLQATRTQLAALGQENDAQVPHEPGRDELLLYLTELARASGIRLSKVERVTHVSGKEEPFPSYALRCRLEGKYEDLWSFLQGVETGKRFLSVEKIRLYQQVEANSRRLNLAPSVAERELVPSPGSTDQGEQTDESLLKENYGLMVCECTIVVYFDPSLQKLNQR
- a CDS encoding PilN domain-containing protein — translated: METDARINLLASPLKTRLWTNTWFWTALMVVVAYGVMIAMGYSIYQTRQQAQERNALLLESIRRQENVSLVVPDIAASQKVVKEKALKIRKLEESRVLMTEVLLRVEKLLPAGTCLSELSIDENSVAVKGLGPGYAAVAQVLKGLTEQSFFKEAELVRCEETEDGGVSFHIQVQLSSSIRESDR
- a CDS encoding PilX N-terminal domain-containing pilus assembly protein, with amino-acid sequence MEIEHRKTALGCRSGRGKTGCRFSRDQGAVLVVTLVLVLVLLVLGSAVTNIVFCEKMMASYHLASQQALMLADSGIERARAGLARDVSAILTEHSFGMQLGQGTVSVVITAPNGNGMIEARSQAVLNNGAKKTMTAEFGISPYVGLSAKRVAVSGSGLCTVQGNAAVQQAEGMYQQVGNRYTGFAVLHIDINTFKQLAQMCPDEWQVYSGPKVLTADDFAFCSNVLVNGDVILDNSIRACPEGSLLVSTGSVTVCPAQEEGNSTFGLSIICARDLSISANQDAVLIPSGYLHSNTKIAFDVGTAEGPLTFDGVIAADEVTVNTNGEFVIREERSVLLANEVLKDTVLGSMVSYQEVAV